The Halictus rubicundus isolate RS-2024b chromosome 3, iyHalRubi1_principal, whole genome shotgun sequence genome includes a region encoding these proteins:
- the LOC143352206 gene encoding uncharacterized protein LOC143352206, giving the protein MASPNTVSKSVKFGLHFAGVWPGTPFPGVHKVFWIFFMVLLQTYQYEYIIRRYKTESLMILIDSLSISMPFTLVCIKLIVSWMNQGLLREILSTMKEDCEKYAAIDTNNFIPKTSMLSFRLTSMITSSYLVSAVFYIVGTLEYQQRSNSTTRELLFKMDLPFDTNESPVYELVVTAQFLHLATSAITYGTFTCLLLMVTLHVGCHVDILCSRMTESSVTDKEQVRFFISRQQEITMFVEKIEQLFTYIALSQLISNTFITCCVGYLIVISLSAENALPMLMKCILFYYVICLEAFIYCFVGEFLDIKSKMIAKTAYDMPWYNLHPNVSRQLVLLILRAQKGLPLTFGKFSMMNLESFTSIMKASASYISVLLAITVSQPVKYGLHFVGIWPGTPFPGLRKFFWVLSTTLCQIYQYKYVITHFTADGLMDMVNCLCFALPYTMTMVKLVIVWTNHGRLEVALITISRSVLCEILSTMEEDCAKYAVVDANNAISKTANLSHRLTSTLGFFFLTAVSCHSATILAIPRSNNSTDELLVISMDLPFDINGSPTYEIVIAAQVIHLTATAYTFGLFSTLLLMMILHVGCVIDILCDVLAHVSAEETGQLRFVAVGHQQVILFTEKIEQLFTYISFCQLLSNTLVTCCLGFLAITALETGNGLPLLFKFFSAYAAICLEIFIYCFAGEYLNIKSQMIVDAAYQVSWYELRPNISRQLALLILKSQRGLPLTFGKFSNLSLDSFTSIMKASASYMSILLAIS; this is encoded by the exons ATGGCATCGCCCAATACGGTTAGCAAATCCGTGAAATTTGGCCTTCATTTCGCCGGCGTTTGGCCCGGCACACCGTTCCCGGGTGTGCACAAAGTTTTCTGGATATTCTTCATGGTTTTATTACAAACTTACCAATACGAATACATAATTAGACGCTATAAAACTGAAAGTCTTATGATACTAATTGACAGCCTAAGTATCTCTATGCCGTTCACTTTAGTGTGCATTAAATTAATTGTCTCTTGGATGAACCAAGG TTTGCTGCGCGAAATTTTGTCAACAATGAAAGAAGACTGCGAGAAATACGCCGCGATCGATACGAATAATTTCATACCGAAAACGTCGATGCTTTCGTTTCGTTTAACGAGCATGATCACTTCTTCGTACTTGGTCTCCGCCGTTTTTTACATAGTCGGCACGCTGGAGTATCAACAACGTAGCAATTCGACGACGCGAGAGCTCCTTTTCAAAATGGACCTGCCCTTCGACACGAACGAGTCTCCTGTTTACGAGCTCGTGGTAACCGCGCAGTTCCTTCATCTGGCAACATCTGCGATCACCTATGGCACTTTCACCTGTCTCCTTTTGATGGTG ACTCTTCACGTAGGGTGTCACGTCGATATACTGTGCAGCAGAATGACGGAATCGTCTGTGACAGACAAAGAGCAAGTGCGATTCTTTATCAGCAGGCAGCAAGAAATCACTATGTTCGTGGAGAAAATAGAGCAATTGTTCACGTACATCGCTCTCAGCCAGCTTATATCGAATACTTTCATTACGTGTTGCGTGGGTTATCTTATTGTAATT TCATTGAGCGCGGAGAACGCACTTCCTATGTTAATGAAATGTATTCTCTTCTACTATGTAATCTGCTTAGAAGCGTTCATCTATTGCTTCGTTGGAGAATTCCTCGACATTAAG AGCAAAATGATCGCTAAAACAGCATACGATATGCCATGGTACAACTTACACCCGAATGTCAGTCGGCAATTAGTGTTGTTGATACTAAGAGCTCAGAAGGGACTGCCGCTAACATTTGGGAAGTTTTCGATGATGAATCTGGAGAGCTTCACCTCC ATCATGAAGGCTTCAGCATCGTACATATCGGTGCTTCTCGCGAT CACAGTGAGTCAGCCTGTTAAATATGGACTTCATTTCGTTGGGATTTGGCCGGGCACGCCGTTTCCGGGTTTGCGGAAATTTTTTTGGGTGTTGTCTACGACTCTGTGCCAAATTTATCAGTACAAGTATGTGATCACGCATTTCACAGCCGACGGACTCATGGATATGGTGAACTGTTTGTGCTTTGCTCTGCCGTACACTATGACGATGGTTAAATTAGTTATTGTTTGGACGAACCACGG GAGACTGGAGGTTGCTTTAATAACGATATCTCGTAGCGTGCTATGCGAAATTTTATCGACCATGGAGGAAGATTGTGCGAAGTATGCCGTTGTCGATGCAAACAATGCGATCTCGAAAACAGCGAACCTTTCGCATCGTTTAACGAGCACACTCGGTTTCTTCTTTCTGACTGCTGTGAGTTGTCACTCGGCTACCATTCTCGCGATTCCACGATCCAACAACTCGACGGATGAGCTGCTTGTCATTAGCATGGATCTGCCATTCGACATTAACGGATCTCCGACTTACGAGATCGTGATCGCTGCGCAAGTTATTCATCTGACGGCGACTGCGTACACGTTTGGGCTGTTCAGTACGTTGCTCTTAATGATG ATACTCCACGTAGGCTGTGTCATTGACATATTGTGCGATGTACTGGCACACGTGTCTGCCGAAGAGACAGGACAATTGCGATTCGTTGCTGTCGGACATCAGCAGGTTATCCTATTCACGGAGAAAATTGAACAGCTCTTTACATACATATCCTTCTGCCAACTTCTGTCGAACACTCTAGTCACATGCTGTCTCGGATTTCTTGCTATAACA GCATTAGAAACAGGAAACGGACTTCCCCTGCTGTTCAAATTTTTCTCCGCCTACGCTGCCATTTGTTTGGAAATATTCATTTACTGCTTCGCCGGAGAGTACCTCAACATTAAA AGTCAGATGATAGTCGACGCAGCATACCAAGTATCATGGTACGAGCTGCGACCTAATATCAGTCGGCAATTAGCACTTTTAATCCTAAAGTCTCAAAGAGGATTACCGCTAacttttggaaaattttcaaaCCTTAGTTTGGATAGCTTTACCAGT ATCATGAAAGCATCGGCGTCATACATGTCAATCCTACTTGCGATCTCTTAA
- the LOC143352383 gene encoding odorant receptor 82a-like, whose product MVFEQSFQYTEGLGWRLECNSDRHHASKRIDPSANRRKTTMFGETKTRKSVSREMTFRSTISQPVKYGLYFVGIWPGTPFPGLHKLYWIVSMAVWQFCQYKYIVTHFKNKPLMEMIECLSITLPYTLLILKLCIIWTNHGVLREIISTMEEDCVKYAVIDTNNVISKTADFSYRLTSTIAFLYLASATFYAAGGLAFLRSNDTMPRELLLNMDLPFDASESPSYELVVTAQVLHQTASSYTFGMFSALLVMMILHVGCLIDILCDILVQISAQEEDKLRFVAIRHQEIVVLAERIEKLFTHISLCQLMANTLVTCCLGYLVITAVRSDNELPLLLKSISAYTVICLEIFVYCCAGEYLNTKSKMIIEAAYQMAWYDLHPNVSRQLVLLILKSQKGLPLTFGRFSTLSLRSFTRIMKSSASYMSVLLAI is encoded by the exons ATGGTTTTCGAGCAGAGTTTTCAGTATACCGAGGGACTTGGTTGGCGTCTCGAGTGCAACAGCGACCGACACCATGCTTCGAAGAGAATAGACCCCTCGGCGAATCGAAGAAAGACGACGATGTTCGGAGAAACAAAGACGAGGAAATCGGTTTCGCGCGAAATGACGTTCCGAAGTACAATTAGTCAGCCCGTCAAGTATGGTCTTTATTTCGTTGGAATTTGGCCCGGCACACCGTTTCCGGGCCTGCATAAACTTTACTGGATTGTTTCCATGGCTGTGTGGCAATTCTGCCAGTACAAATACATAGTTACGCACTTTAAGAACAAACCTCTTATGGAAATGATCGAATGTCTGAGCATCACTCTACCGTACACTTTGTTGATACTTAAATTGTGCATTATTTGGACGAATCACGG CGTGCTACGTGAAATAATATCGACTATGGAGGAAGATTGTGTGAAATATGCTGTTATCGATACGAACAATGTGATATCGAAAACAGCGGATTTTTCATATCGTTTAACGAGCACAATTGCGTTCCTTTACCTGGCATCAGCGACCTTTTACGCAGCCGGGGGTCTCGCGTTTCTACGATCCAACGACACCATGCCCCGCGAGCTTCTTCTGAACATGGATCTGCCGTTCGACGCCTCCGAATCACCTTCTTACGAGCTTGTTGTCACTGCACAGGTTTTGCATCAAACTGCGTCGTCGTATACCTTCGGCATGTTCAGCGCTCTGCTTGTTATGATG ATACTTCACGTGGGATGTCTCATCGATATATTGTGCGATATACTAGTGCAGATATCCGCTCAAGAGGAAGACAAATTGCGATTCGTTGCTATCAGGCATCAAGAAATCGTCGTTTTGGCTGAACGAATCGAGAAACTCTTTACGCACATATCTCTTTGCCAACTTATGGCGAACACTCTTGTTACATGCTGTCTCGGGTATCTTGTTATAACA GCAGTAAGATCAGACAACGAACTTCCTCTACTATTAAAGTCTATCTCCGCCTACACCGTAATATGTTTAGAAATATTCGTATACTGCTGCGCCGGAGAGTATCTCAACACTAAA AGCAAAATGATTATTGAAGCAGCATACCAAATGGCTTGGTACGACCTACATCCCAACGTCAGTCGGCAATTAGTACTTCTAATTTTAAAATCTCAGAAAGGATTGCCGCTAACTTTTGGAAGGTTCTCAACCCTTAGTTTGAGAAGCTTCACCAGG ATCATGAAATCGTCTGCGTCTTACATGTCGGTACTACTCGCGATTTGA
- the LOC143352387 gene encoding odorant receptor 4-like isoform X2, translating into MKIRSTVSKSVRYGLHFIGIWPGTPFPGLHKFYWISSTIIWQFYQYKYMITHFGTDELTDTIDCLSITLPYTLLIAKLSVAWINHSVLCEMLSTMEEDCVKYGTIDANKVIPKTAEFSYRITSFVTILYLSSASGVAAGNLAFPHFNETVDRQLLLNMDLPFDTNESPTYELVVTAQVLHQMASAYVFGVFSALLVMLILHIGCVIDILCDTLVRISPKEIEKLRLVTIRHQEIIVFADRIEQLFTYIALCQLLLNTLVTCCLGFLAITALKTEHGLPLLLKSSSFYAVLCLEIFIYCFAGEYLNVKNRMIVDAAYQMTWYDLQPNISRQIVFIILKSQKGLPLTFGKFSTLSLESFTGVMKASASYMSVLLAMS; encoded by the exons ATGAAGATTAGGAGCACGGTCAGCAAGTCCGTCAGATACGGACTCCATTTTATTGGCATTTGGCCGGGCACACCGTTCCCGGGTTTGCATAAGTTTTACTGGATCTCTTCGACGATCATATGGCAATTCTACCAGTACAAATACATGATCACACATTTCGGAACCGATGAACTCACAGACACGATCGACTGTTTGAGCATTACTCTACCGTACACTCTGCTGATCGCTAAACTGTCCGTTGCTTGGATCAATCATAG CGTGCTGTGCGAAATGTTATCGACCATGGAGGAAGATTGCGTGAAATACGGTACGATCGATGCAAACAAGGTGATACCGAAAACAGCGGAGTTTTCATATCGCATAACGAGCTTCGTTACTATTCTGTATCTGTCGTCCGCGAGCGGTGTCGCAGCCGGTAATCTCGCGTTTCCGCATTTCAACGAAACGGTGGATCGACAGCTTCTCTTGAACATGGATTTGCCGTTCGACACTAATGAATCTCCCACTTATGAGCTCGTGGTGACTGCTCAAGTGTTGCATCAAATGGCCTCGGCGTACGTGTTCGGTGTGTTCAGTGCTCTACTTGTAATGCTG ATACTTCACATAGGATGCGTCATCGACATACTGTGCGACACGTTAGTGCGCATATCCCCTAAGGAAATAGAGAAATTACGACTAGTCACTATCAGACATCAAGAAATCATCGTGTTTGCAGATCGAATCGAACAACTCTTTACGTACATAGCTCTCTGCCAACTCTTGTTGAATACTCTTGTTACATGCTGCCTAGGTTTTCTTGCTATAACA GCATTAAAAACAGAACATGGACTTCCCCTACTGTTAAAGTCTTCTTCCTTCTACGCTGTACTTTGTTTAGAAATATTCATATATTGCTTCGCTGGAGAATACCTCAACGTTAAG AATCGGATGATCGTCGATGCAGCATACCAAATGACTTGGTATGATCTACAGCCTAACATCAGTCGGCAAATAGTGTTTATCATATTAAAATCTCAGAAGGGGTTGCCACTAACTTTCGGGAAATTTTCAACCCTTAGTTTGGAAAGTTTCACTGGG GTGATGAAAGCGTCGGCGTCTTACATGTCAGTACTTCTCGCAATGTCTTGA
- the LOC143352387 gene encoding odorant receptor 82a-like isoform X1, giving the protein MKIRSTVSKSVRYGLHFIGIWPGTPFPGLHKFYWISSTIIWQFYQYKYMITHFGTDELTDTIDCLSITLPYTLLIAKLSVAWINHSVLCEMLSTMEEDCVKYGTIDANKVIPKTAEFSYRITSFVTILYLSSASGVAAGNLAFPHFNETVDRQLLLNMDLPFDTNESPTYELVVTAQVLHQMASAYVFGVFSALLVMLILHIGCVIDILCDTLVRISPKEIEKLRLVTIRHQEIIVFADRIEQLFTYIALCQLLLNTLVTCCLGFLAITALKTEHGLPLLLKSSSFYAVLCLEIFIYCFAGEYLNVKNRMIVDAAYQMTWYDLQPNISRQIVFIILKSQKGLPLTFGKFSTLSLESFTGVMLLFYRWLFAANNFLYLFQ; this is encoded by the exons ATGAAGATTAGGAGCACGGTCAGCAAGTCCGTCAGATACGGACTCCATTTTATTGGCATTTGGCCGGGCACACCGTTCCCGGGTTTGCATAAGTTTTACTGGATCTCTTCGACGATCATATGGCAATTCTACCAGTACAAATACATGATCACACATTTCGGAACCGATGAACTCACAGACACGATCGACTGTTTGAGCATTACTCTACCGTACACTCTGCTGATCGCTAAACTGTCCGTTGCTTGGATCAATCATAG CGTGCTGTGCGAAATGTTATCGACCATGGAGGAAGATTGCGTGAAATACGGTACGATCGATGCAAACAAGGTGATACCGAAAACAGCGGAGTTTTCATATCGCATAACGAGCTTCGTTACTATTCTGTATCTGTCGTCCGCGAGCGGTGTCGCAGCCGGTAATCTCGCGTTTCCGCATTTCAACGAAACGGTGGATCGACAGCTTCTCTTGAACATGGATTTGCCGTTCGACACTAATGAATCTCCCACTTATGAGCTCGTGGTGACTGCTCAAGTGTTGCATCAAATGGCCTCGGCGTACGTGTTCGGTGTGTTCAGTGCTCTACTTGTAATGCTG ATACTTCACATAGGATGCGTCATCGACATACTGTGCGACACGTTAGTGCGCATATCCCCTAAGGAAATAGAGAAATTACGACTAGTCACTATCAGACATCAAGAAATCATCGTGTTTGCAGATCGAATCGAACAACTCTTTACGTACATAGCTCTCTGCCAACTCTTGTTGAATACTCTTGTTACATGCTGCCTAGGTTTTCTTGCTATAACA GCATTAAAAACAGAACATGGACTTCCCCTACTGTTAAAGTCTTCTTCCTTCTACGCTGTACTTTGTTTAGAAATATTCATATATTGCTTCGCTGGAGAATACCTCAACGTTAAG AATCGGATGATCGTCGATGCAGCATACCAAATGACTTGGTATGATCTACAGCCTAACATCAGTCGGCAAATAGTGTTTATCATATTAAAATCTCAGAAGGGGTTGCCACTAACTTTCGGGAAATTTTCAACCCTTAGTTTGGAAAGTTTCACTGGGGTAATGTTACTATTTTATCGATGGCTGTTCgctgcaaataattttttatacttATTTCAATGA
- the LOC143352393 gene encoding odorant receptor 10-like, protein MKSSSTVSKSVRFGLHFIGIWPGTPFPGLHKILWVIAMVLFQGYQYKSIISRCRTDSLVSLIDSLSIVLPITLVSIKLTVSWIHHDVLCKLLSTMEEDCEKYAAIDTHKLIPKAADLSYRLTTITAVLYPLSAGFYAVGTFVTQQSNDSTTRQLVLVMDLPFDTNESPVYELVVTTQFLFLTSSAFTFGIFSALLLMMTLHLGCHVDVLCHTLSDSSEIGNKQIRFFISRQQEIVLFAERIEQLFTYIALSQLFSNTLITCCLGYLIVITLNTENGLPMLIKSVLFYYVICLEAFIYCFAGEYLDIKSKMIGNAAYESLWYNMQPINSRQLVLLILRAQKGLPLTFGKFSNLNLESFTSIMKASASYMSVLLAMS, encoded by the exons ATGAAATCGTCAAGTACAGTCAGTAAGTCCGTTAGGTTTGGCCTCCATTTCATCGGTATCTGGCCGGGTACACCGTTCCCAGGTTTGCATAAAATCCTCTGGGTGATCGCCATGGTTCTGTTTCAAGGTTATCAATACAAATCAATCATATCACGCTGCAGAACCGATAGCCTTGTATCACTGATTGACAGTTTGAGCATCGTTCTGCCGATCACTCTAGTGTCCATTAAATTGACTGTTTCTTGGATACATCACGA TGTCTTGTGCAAACTTCTATCAACGATGGAAGAGGACTGCGAGAAATATGCAGCTATCGATACACATAAGTTGATACCGAAAGCGGCCGATCTTTCGTATCGTTTGACAACCATAACTGCTGTCCTTTATCCGCTATCGGCGGGCTTTTACGCAGTCGGCACCTTCGTAACTCAACAAAGCAATGATTCGACGACACGTCAGCTCGTTCTGGTCATGGATCTGCCATTCGACACAAACGAGTCACCCGTTTACGAGCTTGTGGTAACGACACAATTTCTCTTTCTAACGTCGTCGGCGTTTACGTTCGGCATCTTCAGCGCTCTTCTTCTGATGATG ACGCTTCATCTGGGATGCCACGTTGATGTATTGTGCCACACACTGTCGGATTCATCTGAGATCGGTAATAAGCAGATACGCTTCTTCATCAGCAGACAGCAAGAAATCGTTTTGTTTGCGGAGAGAATTGAACAACTTTTTACGTACATAGCTCTGAGCCAACTGTTCTCGAACACTTTAATCACGTGTTGCTTAGGTTACCTTATTGTTATT ACGCTGAACACCGAAAATGGACTCCCCATGTTGATCAAATCTGTGCTTTTCTATTATGTTATTTGTCTGGAAGCGTTCATATACTGTTTCGCTGGAGAATATCTCGACATTAAG AGTAAAATGATCGGCAACGCAGCATACGAATCGCTTTGGTACAACATGCAACCGATTAACAGCCGACAACTGGTACTTTTGATACTACGAGCCCAAAAGGGATTGCCTCTAACTTTTGGAAAGTTCTCGAACCTCAATTTGGAAAGCTTCACCAGT ATTATGAAAGCGTCGGCGTCTTACATGTCAGTCCTTCTTGCAATGTCTTGA